A section of the Candidatus Eisenbacteria bacterium genome encodes:
- the prfB gene encoding peptide chain release factor 2, with product MGEDERCGTRRSFGRHSKSTGRRSTSSRGIFDIAGRRKKIEALETRMSARDFWGDRKKAEEVTRALSSEKRVLEEFDALRSAEEEIGLLLEMAEDDGEDPDLRAELKKSMKRLVRLVSEMEIRSLLPEPEDRGNAILTIHPGAGGIDSQDWAEMLLRMYQRWCDLRDYKYSFLDYQSGEEAGLKSVTLEVLGDYAYGYLKAEIGVHRMVRLSPFDAAHRRHTSFASVFVYPEPEEIEEIDVKESEVRIETFRASGAGGQHVNKTDSAVRVTHIPSGIVVSCQSERSQHRNRANALKVLKARLMAARLEEERKKRAEKEEEKKEIAWGNQIRSYVFQPYTLVKDHRTGAETGNIQAIMDGEIDLFVQAFLRMR from the coding sequence ATAGGGGAGGACGAGCGATGTGGGACACGAAGGAGCTTCGGGCGTCACTCGAAGAGCACCGGAAGAAGATCGACGAGCTCGAGGGGTATCTTTGACATCGCCGGAAGGCGGAAGAAGATCGAGGCACTCGAAACCCGCATGTCGGCCCGGGACTTCTGGGGCGATCGGAAGAAGGCGGAGGAGGTAACGCGCGCGCTCTCCTCGGAGAAGCGCGTTCTCGAGGAGTTCGACGCGCTTCGATCGGCCGAGGAGGAGATCGGTCTCCTTCTCGAGATGGCGGAAGACGACGGGGAGGACCCCGACCTCCGCGCCGAGCTCAAGAAGAGCATGAAACGGCTCGTCCGCCTCGTTTCCGAGATGGAGATCCGCTCCCTCCTTCCGGAGCCGGAGGACCGAGGGAACGCGATCCTCACGATCCACCCTGGGGCCGGCGGGATCGACTCTCAAGACTGGGCGGAAATGCTCTTACGCATGTATCAACGATGGTGCGATCTTCGTGATTACAAATATTCGTTTCTCGATTATCAATCGGGCGAAGAAGCGGGTCTGAAAAGTGTAACCCTCGAAGTTTTAGGTGACTACGCCTACGGGTACCTGAAGGCGGAGATCGGCGTCCACCGGATGGTCCGGCTCTCTCCCTTCGACGCCGCGCACCGCCGCCACACATCGTTCGCGAGCGTCTTCGTCTATCCGGAGCCGGAGGAGATCGAGGAGATCGACGTCAAGGAATCGGAGGTCCGGATCGAAACGTTCCGCGCGAGCGGCGCCGGCGGCCAGCATGTGAACAAGACCGACTCGGCCGTGCGCGTCACGCACATCCCGAGCGGCATCGTCGTGAGCTGTCAGAGCGAGCGCTCGCAGCACCGGAACCGGGCCAACGCGCTCAAGGTGCTCAAGGCGCGCCTGATGGCCGCCCGCCTGGAGGAGGAGAGGAAGAAGCGCGCCGAGAAAGAAGAAGAGAAGAAGGAGATCGCTTGGGGGAACCAGATCCGAAGCTATGTCTTCCAGCCCTACACGCTCGTCAAGGACCACCGCACGGGAGCGGAGACCGGGAACATCCAGGCGATCATGGACGGGGAGATCGACCTCTTCGTGCAGGCGTTTCTTCGGATGCGATAG
- a CDS encoding dephospho-CoA kinase: MIVAVTGNMGSGKTSVAELFARWGAKRIDADRIGREVWETDAGVAARIVTALGPSIARPDGSLDRRLIGEAVFSDPEKLRLFDRIVHPILLRKIRTEIRNARRKPETIFVLDAALLYEWGIENEVDRVVAVTAPPAARASRIARRHGISEEEALRRVQCQTGEEEKARRSDFVIENVGRPADLEERAREVWRALQREAESR; the protein is encoded by the coding sequence GTGATCGTCGCCGTCACCGGAAACATGGGGAGCGGGAAGACGTCCGTCGCGGAGCTCTTCGCACGATGGGGAGCGAAGCGGATCGACGCCGACCGGATCGGCCGCGAGGTCTGGGAGACCGATGCCGGGGTCGCCGCGCGCATCGTGACCGCGCTCGGCCCCTCGATCGCGCGCCCGGACGGATCGCTCGACCGCCGTCTCATCGGCGAGGCGGTCTTCAGCGATCCCGAGAAACTCCGTCTGTTCGACCGGATCGTTCATCCTATACTATTGAGGAAGATTCGGACCGAGATCCGGAACGCGAGGAGAAAGCCGGAAACGATCTTCGTCTTGGATGCCGCGCTCCTCTACGAGTGGGGAATCGAGAACGAGGTCGATCGGGTCGTCGCGGTCACCGCGCCCCCGGCCGCGCGGGCGAGTCGGATCGCGCGGCGCCACGGGATCTCCGAGGAGGAGGCGCTCCGCCGCGTCCAGTGCCAAACCGGCGAGGAAGAAAAGGCGCGCCGGTCCGATTTCGTGATCGAAAACGTCGGCAGACCGGCCGATCTGGAAGAGCGGGCCCGCGAGGTCTGGCGCGCGCTCCAGAGAGAGGCCGAGTCCCGATAG
- the polA gene encoding DNA polymerase I — translation MAARLLLIDGSALIFRSHFAFIRNPLRTAKGEETSAVFGTASALLRILEERKPDYAAFVLDTPKPTFRHERYEKYKANRPAIPDELAGQYPRILEAVEALSLPVLAVEGYEADDVIATLAERAAAEGIETEIFSGDKDFLQLVRPGIRLVIPGKEGKDTVAADDAAVIERAGVPASRIVDLMALAGDASDNVPGVPGIGPKIAAKLINEHGSLDALYAAVDSIPGKLGEKLRAHREDALLSRELVAIRKDVPLSVRIEDLARRPIATEKAAPLFRELEFHSLLASLGGKPEETETSYRLAAAGDLLAIAEEIRRKGRFAFDTETTSIDPMRAELVGIALAARPGRAWYVPLRHAGDGNVPLEAARDALRPLFAEGKIPKIAQNAKYDMLVLRRAGFPVRGLSFDPMIASYLLDPEKRQHGLDHLALVHLNHKMIPIERVIGQGKTERTMDRVRAEEAREYACEDADWTLRLADILEPRLRESQADKLFREVEIPLVDVLARMEERGVAIDVPFLERMSAELAGEIAKIVESIHEAAGVPFNVNSPKQLSEVLFKRLGLRPVRKTKTGLSTDTSVLQELALRHRLPALILDYRLLEKLRSTYVDALPKLVHPSTGRIHTSFNQTVAATGRLSSSDPNLQNIPIRTEAGRKIRKAFVAGAEDRRIISVDYSQIELRLLAHLSGDERLIADFRAGKDIHRRTAATLFGVGEEDVTDEMRARAKTVNFGIIYGMGAYGLAGRLAIPQAEAEEFIAGYFAAYPGVKTFLEVTVARGRERGYVETMLGRRRYLPELSSDNGRIRATAERTAVNTPVQGSAADLIKLAMIAVDEELARIGPEVHMILQVHDELVFEAPADRAEEVGRRAKKIMESRMELRVPLVAEAGAGRNWLQAHGLGSTP, via the coding sequence CGCGCTTCTCCGCATTCTCGAAGAGCGAAAGCCGGATTACGCCGCGTTCGTCCTCGACACGCCCAAGCCGACCTTCCGCCACGAACGATACGAGAAGTACAAGGCGAACCGCCCCGCGATCCCGGACGAGCTCGCCGGGCAATACCCGCGCATCCTCGAGGCGGTGGAGGCGCTCTCCCTTCCGGTGCTCGCCGTCGAGGGGTACGAGGCGGACGACGTGATCGCGACCCTCGCCGAGCGCGCGGCCGCCGAGGGGATCGAGACGGAGATCTTCTCCGGCGACAAGGATTTTCTCCAGCTCGTCCGTCCGGGGATCCGTCTCGTGATCCCCGGAAAGGAAGGGAAGGACACGGTCGCCGCGGACGACGCCGCGGTGATCGAGCGCGCGGGGGTTCCCGCATCCCGGATCGTTGATCTCATGGCGCTCGCGGGCGATGCGAGCGACAACGTGCCGGGGGTTCCCGGGATCGGCCCCAAGATCGCCGCGAAGCTGATCAACGAGCACGGATCGCTCGACGCGCTCTACGCGGCGGTCGATTCGATCCCCGGAAAACTCGGCGAGAAGCTGCGCGCCCATCGGGAGGACGCGCTCCTCTCGCGCGAGCTCGTCGCGATCCGCAAGGACGTTCCCCTCTCTGTCCGCATCGAGGACCTTGCGCGGCGTCCGATCGCGACGGAGAAGGCGGCGCCTCTCTTTCGAGAGCTCGAGTTCCACAGCCTGCTCGCCTCTCTCGGCGGGAAGCCCGAGGAGACGGAGACCTCGTACCGCCTCGCCGCGGCGGGGGACCTCCTGGCGATCGCCGAGGAGATCCGCCGGAAGGGCCGCTTCGCCTTCGACACGGAGACGACCTCGATCGACCCGATGCGCGCGGAGCTCGTGGGAATCGCGCTCGCCGCCCGTCCGGGGAGAGCATGGTACGTCCCCCTCCGCCACGCCGGAGATGGGAACGTTCCGCTCGAGGCCGCGCGGGATGCGCTCAGACCGCTCTTCGCCGAGGGAAAGATCCCGAAGATCGCGCAGAACGCCAAGTACGACATGCTCGTTCTCCGGCGCGCCGGCTTCCCGGTCCGCGGGCTCTCCTTCGACCCGATGATCGCCTCCTACCTCCTCGACCCGGAGAAGCGGCAGCACGGACTCGACCATCTCGCTCTCGTTCACTTGAACCACAAAATGATCCCGATCGAGCGGGTGATCGGCCAGGGAAAGACTGAGAGGACGATGGACCGAGTCCGCGCGGAGGAAGCTCGAGAGTACGCCTGCGAGGACGCGGACTGGACGCTCCGCCTCGCCGACATCCTCGAGCCGCGCCTCCGCGAGAGCCAGGCCGACAAGCTCTTTCGAGAGGTCGAGATCCCCCTCGTCGACGTCCTCGCGCGGATGGAGGAGCGGGGGGTGGCGATCGACGTTCCGTTCCTCGAGAGGATGTCCGCAGAGCTCGCCGGCGAGATCGCGAAGATCGTCGAGTCGATTCACGAGGCGGCAGGGGTGCCGTTCAACGTCAACTCGCCGAAACAACTCTCCGAGGTTCTTTTCAAGAGGCTCGGCCTCCGCCCGGTGCGGAAGACGAAGACCGGGCTCTCCACCGACACCTCGGTTCTCCAGGAGCTCGCCCTCCGGCACCGGCTCCCCGCGCTCATCCTCGATTACCGGCTCCTCGAGAAGCTCCGGAGCACGTACGTCGACGCGCTCCCCAAGCTCGTCCACCCGTCCACCGGGCGGATCCACACCTCGTTCAACCAGACCGTGGCGGCGACGGGACGCCTCTCCTCGTCCGATCCGAACCTCCAGAACATCCCGATCCGGACCGAGGCCGGCCGGAAGATCCGCAAGGCGTTCGTCGCCGGGGCGGAGGATCGTCGAATCATATCCGTCGATTATTCGCAGATCGAACTTCGACTCCTTGCCCATCTCTCGGGAGACGAGCGGCTCATCGCCGACTTCCGCGCCGGAAAGGACATCCACCGCCGCACCGCGGCGACCCTCTTCGGCGTCGGCGAGGAGGACGTGACCGACGAGATGCGCGCGCGCGCGAAGACGGTGAACTTCGGCATCATTTACGGGATGGGGGCGTACGGCCTCGCCGGGCGGCTCGCGATCCCGCAGGCGGAGGCGGAGGAGTTCATCGCCGGCTACTTCGCCGCGTACCCCGGCGTGAAGACCTTCCTCGAGGTGACGGTCGCGCGGGGCCGCGAGAGAGGATACGTCGAGACGATGCTCGGAAGGCGCCGCTATCTTCCGGAGCTCTCGAGCGACAACGGGAGGATCCGCGCGACGGCGGAGAGAACCGCGGTGAACACGCCGGTCCAAGGCTCGGCGGCCGATCTCATCAAGCTCGCGATGATCGCCGTGGACGAGGAGCTCGCCCGAATCGGACCGGAGGTCCACATGATCCTCCAGGTGCATGACGAGCTCGTCTTCGAGGCCCCCGCGGATCGTGCCGAGGAGGTGGGCCGGCGCGCGAAAAAGATCATGGAGAGCCGGATGGAGCTTCGCGTCCCTCTCGTCGCGGAAGCGGGAGCCGGGAGGAACTGGCTCCAGGCCCACGGCCTGGGGAGCACCCCGTGA